The DNA window CTTGCGTCACCCGCCTGCCCGGCGCGCGCTCGACCTACCGCTGGCAGGGCGAGATCGAGCAGGCCGACGAAGTGCAGTTGCTGATCAAGACCCGGGTCGCGGTCTATCCGGCCCTGATCGAACGCCTGATCGAACTGCATCCGTATGAACTGCCGGAGGTTCTCGTGGTCGAACCGCGCGACCACTACCGCCCTTACGGCTTATGGGTGAACGAGCAGACCCCCGACCGATGACCGACCATCCGTTCCGCCGCCGGCGCCTGCACGCCGCCGCGGCTTTCGCGTTCGCCGCCTTCGCCGCCCTGGGCAGCGCTCCCGCCCTGGCGGTGAACGAGCAGGACCTGCTGCCGGTCGACGAAGCCTTCGTGCTCGGTGCCCAGGCCGCCTCCGCCGACCGCATCGCGATCGACTGGAAGATCGCCAAGGGCTACTACCTCTACAAGCACCGGATCTCGGTCAAGGCCGACGCCGGCTTCGCCGCGCAGCCGCTGCAACTGCCCAAGGGCAAGGCCTACAAGGACGAGTTCTTCGGCGACGTCGAGACCTATCGCGAGCGGGTGGTCGCGTCCCTGCCCGGGCAGGCCCAGGCCGGCAGCGTCAAGCTGACGATCAAGTACCAGGGCTGCGCCGATGCCGGCATCTGCTATCCGCCGCAGACCCGCACCGTCGCCGTGGCGCTGCCGGCCGCCGCCGCCGCCGCGGTCGATCCGGCGCCCGCGGCCGCGCCGCTGGCCGGCTTCGGCGTGCGCGGCGGCGCCGCGTCCAACCCCTTGCTCGGCGCGCCCGCGCTGGGCGCGCCGAGCAACGCCGCCGGCGCCACCGATGCCCTGCCGCTGCCTCCGGAACAGGCCTTCGGCGTCGAAGCCATCGCCCAGGACGGCGACAGCCTGCTGCTGCGCTTCACCCCGGCGCGCGGCTATTACCTGTACCGCGACAAGACCTCGCTCAAGACCGACCGCGCCGACATCGCCGCCGGCAAGCCGCAATGGCCGCGCGGCGTCGCCCATCGCGACGAACACTTCGGCCAGGTCACGGTGTTCTTCGACCAGATCGACGTGCCCTTGCCGCTGCTGCGCAAGACCGTCGATGCGGCCAGGCTGGCCCTCACCGTCGGCTTCCAGGGCTGCCAGACCGACGGCATCTGCTACCCGCCGATGACCCGCAAGATCGCGCTCGATCTGCCCCGCGGCAGCATCGCCGGGGCCGCCGCCGGCACCGCAGCCACGGCCGCGGCGACGCGGCCGGCGGACGCGAAAACCGCCGCGCCGGACCCGGCATCGGCCGCCGCCGCCACTGTTGCCGGCGGCGCTGCGGCGCCTGCGGCCGTGCCGGCCGCCCACGATGCGGCTGCGCCGGCACCGCCGGCAGCCGGCGCGGGCACCGCCAACGCCGGCGCAGCACGCGCCGCAACCGCGCCGCCGAGCGCCGACGCCGCCGCGCCGCAGGCCGAAGACAGCCTGCTCGCCGCCTCGCTCAAGGGCCCCAACCGCTACTGGGCGTTGCTGACCTTCTTCGGCTTCGGCCTGCTGCTCGCCTTCACTCCCTGCGTGCTGCCGATGGTGCCGATCCTGTCCGGCCTGATCGTCGGCCAGGGCCCGGGCCTGGGCGCGCGCCGCGCCTTCGCCCTGTCGCTGGTCTATGTGCTCGCCAACGCGGTGGTGTTCACCATCGCCGGAGTGATCGCCGGCCTGGTCGGCGGCAACCTGCAGATCGCCTTCCAGACGCCGTGGGTGATCGTGCTGTTCGCCCTGCTGTTCCTGGCCCTGGCCCTGTCCAGCTTCGGCCTGTACGAACTGCAGCTGCCGGCGGCGCTGCGCAACCGTCTGGGCGAGATCAGCAACCGCCAGCGCGGCGGTTCCTGGCTGGGCGTGGCGGTGATGGGCGCGCTGTCGGCGCTGATCGTCGGCCCCTGCGTCGCCCCGCCGCTGGCCGCGGCGGTGCTGTACATCGGCCAGACCCGCGATCCGCTGTTCGGCGGCGCGGCGCTGTTCGCGCTGGCGATGGGCATGGGCGCGCCCTTGATCGCATTCGGCGTCGCCGCCGGCCGCGGCCTGCCGACCAGCGGGCCGTGGATGGTCGCGGTGCAGCGCGCGTTCGGCCTGGTGTTCGTGGGCATGGCGGTGTGGATGCTGTCGCGCATCCTGCCCGGCGCGCTGACCCTGGGCCTGTGGGGCGCGCTGCTGCTCGGCGCGGCGGTGCTGATCGCGCTGTCGGGCGGCGGCCGCAGCCAGACCAACGGCCTGCGCGCCTTGGCCTGGCTGGCCGCGCTGCTGCTCGGCTTGGCCGGCGCGGCGCAGGTGCTCGGCGCCCTGGCCGGCGGCAACGACCCGCTGCGCCCGCTGGCCGGCCTGCGCGGCGGTGCCGCGCATCCGGCCGAGCTGCCGTTCCGCAAGATCAAGTCCAGCGCCGATCTCGACCGCGAGATCGCCGCCGCCCAGGCCGCCGGCAAGCCGCTGATGCTCGACTTCTACGCCGACTGGTGCGTGGCCTGCAAAGAGATGGAGAAGTACACCTTCCCCGAACCGCAGGTGCATCGGGCCCTGGACGGCTTCGTCCTGCTCAAGGCCGACGTGACCGCCAACGACGAGCTCGATCAGGCGCTGATGCAGCGCCTGGGCATCATCGGCCCGCCGGCGACGCTGTACTTCGTCGCCGGCGCGGAACGCCGCGAGCTGCGCCTGTTCGGCTTCGAGAAGGCACCGGCCTTCGCCGAACGCGCCACGCGCGCGTCTGGGCCCTGAGGCCGCGCCGATGGCGATCCCGTCCAGCCTCAAGATCGTCGCCGTGGCCGTGCTCGCCGGCGGCATCGGCCTGCTCGCCGGCCAGTGGGTCGGCGGCGGCGGCCTGCTGACCCGCACCGAACTCGGCCAGCGCGCGCTGCAGGCCTGGTACGCGAAGGACGCGCCCAAGCCGCCGGCCGGCCTGGCCGTGGCCCAGCGCGGCGCCGCGGTGCCGAGCCTGACCCTGCCCGGCCTCGACGGCCGCCCGCTGTCGCTGCCGCAGGCGTATGCCGGCCGGCCCTTGCTGGTCAATCTATGGGCCAGCTGGTGCGGGCCCTGCATCAAGGAAATGCCGGAACTGGACCGCTACGCGCGCAGCCAGGACGGCAGCGGCGTGCAAGTGATCGGCATCGCCCTGGACGACCGCGATTCGGTCGCCGCCTTCCTGCAGCGGGTGCCGGTCGGCTATCCGATCCTGCTCGACGCCCCGGGGCCGCGCGACGCCGGGGTGCGATGGGGCAACCCCAAAGGCGTGCTGCCGTACACGGTATTGATCGGCGCAGACGGCACACTGCTCAAGCAACGCATCGGCCCGTTCGCCGACGGCGAGATCGAAGGCTGGGTCGACTAGGGCGGCTGGCCGCCAACGGCGGCGAACGTCGCCGAAACGATACGTGACCCCGCTCGCAGTGCGCGATTGCAGCGGCCGCCACGATCGCAGCGGAAAACGGTCGCGTCCCGCCGTTCCGGTACTTGCCAAGCGCCCGGATACGGTCTAGAGCAGGCACTCAAACAACTGCTTAAAACGCCACAACTTCGTCGATTTGGCGGGCAACTTCTGGACAGCTGCGCACTGGTGACGCACACTGCCGCCCTTCGAAGGCTACCCGCCCCGGTCCGATGGCCCAGCTCCTGGTGTTGCACGGCCCCAACCTGAACCTGCTCGGCACGCGCGAGCCCGAGGTCTACGGCCGCACCACCCTGGCCGAGATCGACGCCGACCTGCGCCAGCGCGCCGAAGCGGCCGGGCACCGCCTGGACAGCCTGCAGTCCAATGCCGAGCACGCCCTGGTCGAGCGCATCCAGGCCGCTCGCGGCGACGGCACCGCGCTGATCCTGATCAATCCGGCCGCCTTCACCCACACCAGCGTGGCGATCCGCGACGCCCTGGCCGCGGTGGCGATCCCGTTCATCGAGGTCCACCTGTCCAACCCGCACGCCCGCGAGCCGTTCCGCCGCCACAGCTACGTCAGCGATCTCGCCGTCGGCGTGATCTGCGGTTTCGGCGCCGACAGTTACCGCTACGCGCTCGAAGCTGCCATCAAGCGGCTGGCATCCTGAATCCAACCGGGCCGCGCCCGTGCGGCCCGCCCGACGAATCCCACTTGAGGCCCGCTCCATGGACCTGCGCAAAATCAAGAAACTGATCGACCTGCTCGAGGAATCCAACCTCGCCGAGATCGAGATCAAGGAAGGCGAAGAATCGGTCCGCCTGGCCCGCGCCCCGAAGGGCGGCTACCCGGCCGCCGCGCCGGTGCAGGCCGTCTACGCCCCGCCCCCGGAGCGCCCGGCCGCGCCGATGCCGATGCACTCGCCGACCGAAGCGGCCACCGGCGGCAGCGCCAAGGCGGTCGGCAGCGACCTGCCCGACGGCCACGTCGTGCGCGCGCCGATGGTCGGCACCTTCTACACCTCGCCGGCTCCGGACAAGCCCGCCTTCGTCAGCGTCGGCCAGACGGTCAAGGCCGGCGACACCCTGGCGATCATCGAAGCGATGAAGATGTTCAACCCGATCGAAGCCGACGTCTCCGGCACCGTGCTCAAGATCCTGGCCGAAAGCGGCCAGCCGATCGAGTTCGATCAGCCTCTGTTCGTAATCGGCTGAGCCGATTACGACGGGATTGGGGATTCGTGATTCGGGATTCGGACAAGCAGCGGCCGCACGAGCGCCTGGAGGTATGGCGCGATGCGATGGCGTTGGTCGAAGGGGTCTATCGCCACTCCGACGCGCTTCCCGATTCCGAGCGGTTCGGTCTGACTGCGCAACTGCGACGCACCGCCGTCAGCGTGCCTTCGAACATCGCCGAAGGCGCCGCGCGTCGATCGACCCAGGAGTACTTGCGTTTCCTGTCGATCGCCCGCGGCTCGCTGGCCGAGTTGGACACGCAGCTGCAAATCGCCGAACGCCTGGATTTCGTCGCGCCCGATCCGCTGCTCGCTCAGTTGCTCGACCGTACCTTCGCCCGTCTGAACGCCCTGATCAGAACGCTCGACTCCGGCCCACGCACGATCCGCGAGCCCTCCGCGGCTTACGAATCCCAAATTCCCAATCCCGAATCCCATGCTAGATAAAGTCGTCATCGCCAACCGCGGCGAAATCGCGCTGCGCATCCTGCGCGCGTGCCACGCCCTCGGCATCCGCACGGTCGCGGTGCATTCCACCGTCGACCGCAACCTCAAGCACGTCGCCATGGCCGACGAATCGGTCTGCATCGGGCCGGCGCCGTCGTCGGAGAGCTACCTCAACATGGCCTCGATCATCGCCGCGGCCGAGGTCACCGACGCCCAGGCGATCCATCCCGGCTACGGCTTCCTCAGCGAGAACGCCGACTTCGCCGAGCGCGTCGAACAGTCCGGCTTCGTCTTCATCGGCCCGCGCGCCGAGACCATCCGCCTGATGGGCGACAAGGTCGAGGCGATCCGGGCGATGAAGGAGGCCGGCGTGCCCTGCGTGCCCGGCAGCGGCGGCCCGCTCGGCGACGACAACGCCGCCAACATCAAGATCGCGCGCGAGATCGGCTACCCGATCATCGTCAAGGCCGCCGGCGGCGGCGGCGGCCGCGGCATGCGCGTGGTCCACACCGAAGCCCATCTCAACGCCGCGATCCAGACCACCAAGTCCGAAGCCAAGGCCGCGTTCGGCAACGACATGGTGTACATGGAGAAGTTCCTGGAGAACCCGCGCCACGTCGAGATCCAGGTGCTCGCCGACGGCCAGGGCAACGCCATCCACCTCGGCGAACGCGACTGCTCGATGCAGCGCCGCCATCAGAAGGTGGTCGAGGAAGCGCCGGCGCCGGGCATCAGCGCCGAGCAGCGGGCCGAGATCGGCCGGGTCTGCGTCGAGGCCTGCATCCGCATCGGCTACCGCGGCGCCGGCACGTTCGAGTTCCTGTACGAGAACGGCCGCTTCTACTTCATCGAAATGAACACCCGCATCCAGGTCGAGCATCCGGTCACCGAACTGGTCACCGGCATCGACCTGGTGCGCGAGCAGCTGATGATCGCCGCCGGCCGCAAGCTGTCGATCAAGCAGGAAGACGTGGTGCTGGAAGGCCATGCCATCGAATGCCGGATCAACGCCGAAGACCCGGAAACCTTCATGCCCTGCCCCGGCCTGATCCAGCATTTCCACGCCCCGGGCGGCCCGGGCGTGCGCGTGGACAGCCACATCTACGAGGGCTACCGGGTGCCGCCGAACTACGACTCGATGATCGGCAAGCTGATCGTGCACGGCCCCGACCGCGAGACCGCGATCGCGCGCATGCGCGTGGCGCTCAGCGAGATGGTCGTCGACGGCATCAAGACCAACATCCCGCTGCAGCAGCGCATCCTGTCCGATGCCGGCTTCCAGCAGGGCGGCATGAACATCCACTACCTGGAAAAGCGGCTCAAGGAACAGAAGGAAAAGACGATCTCGATCGTCTGAGCCGCGGTCGCCACGGCGCCGGAAAGGCACGGCCCGCGTCGCAGGACGCGGGCCGTTTGCGTTTTCGCAGGCCGGGCGCGGCCGCGTCAGCGACCGTGCGCGTCCCGACGCCGATTCATCGCGGCACCGGCTCGACCCACGCCGCCATGCCTTCGATGTCGGCCTCGGTGAGATCGGTCGACGGCAGCACCCGCTTCGGCGCCTGCTTGTCGCCGCCCTTGCCGCCGGCCGGCACCTGGGTGCCCGGAATCGGCCGCACGCCGCCGCTCGAAGACGAGCTGACCACCATGACGTACTCGCTGGAGCCGTCCGGCCAGACCACCTTGAAGGTGCTGCCCGGCGGCAGCGACGAGAACGGCGCGCCGCTCTGGGCGCGGTACACCGCCGCGATCTGCGCCGCGCTGAGCGAACGCAACTCGCTCTTGGAGTCGACCGACGTCACCGCGACCCGCGACAGGTCGCGGTAGTCGTCGGCGAACACGTCGATCATCACGCCGGCGGCGCCGACCGAGTACGCGCTGAGCAGCAGCGCCCAGAAACCGATCTTGGCCGTAGTTACGAAGTGCTTGCGATTCATTGCGCTGTCCTCTTTTCGCCGACCAGCGACTCGACCATTTCATCCACCACTTCCGCCCCCTGACGCGGGATCGCCGCGTCGTATACGAAGCCCGCGAAATCCTGGGTCGGATCCTGCGAGCAGATGCCGCCATTGGCGCAATACGAAGTCATCAACGAGCCGTTCGAACTGCAATCCTGGCCGAGCTGGCACGCCGCCAGCTGCCAGGCCAGTTCCGCGAATTGGGTGCCGGCCAGGCGCGAAGACCCGCTGCGCCGGCCCGACGACACGATGCCCATGCCGGGCGCCAGCGCCGAATAGGCCTCCGGGTCCTTCGAACGCAGCACCCGGTCGACCAGATTGGCCCGGTATTCCTCGGTCTTCTCCAGCGGCTTGCCGCTGGCCAGCAGCGAGGCCTCGGCGGGCAGGCTGCCGGCCTGGGCCGCTTCGACCCGCTTGAGGAACACCAGCTGATAATTGAGCCCGTCTTCCGGCGCGAAGCGCGCGCAACGGTCGCTGACCCGCTGCCGCGCACCGGCCATCGCCGCCGAGGTGCGCAGCTTCATGGCTTCGATCGCGCGGGTATCGGCGGCGTAGTCGACCGGCGCGCTGGAGTAGTTCGCGCAATAGTCGTAGACCCGGCTCAGCAGCCAGATCGCCTCCGGCTCGCCGGCCTCGGCGCGCGAACGGATCGATTGGGCATAGGCGAACAGGTCCGGCGCCTGCTCGAACTGGACCCGCAGCGGCGACGGCGACGCCGCGCCGACCGGCGCGGCCCGCGGCGCGATCGCGGCCACGGCATCGTCGCGCGCCACGTCGCCGCGCGCGACCCGCGCCTTGGTCGGCAGGATCAGGTTCGGCGCGGCCGCCGCCGGCGCCTCCACCGGACGGCGCGCATACACCAGGGCCAAGGCCAAAGCCGTCGCCCCCAACGCCGCCAGCACCGTCCAGCGGCTCACGCGCGACCCCGCGAACGCCGCGGGCGGGCGCTGCTTGTAGTCGGACGTGCAGGCATCGGACATCAAGACCGTTACTCGGTGGGAAAGTAGCGACGCTGCGACCGGGCCGCAGCGCGGCGCCCCGGCGCCGGTGGGCGGGGCCGCACGGCGCATGGTGTGCTTCGCTGAGATGCCGATAGTAAGTCAAGCCGCGCGCCGATGCCTGCGCGCGGATGAACCGTGAACGGCGCCTCAGTTTGCCGGGCCGGCCGGCCTCCGGCCGGACACCCGTTCAGGCTCAGTCGGCGCCGGCGGCCGGACCGTCGGCGGCGCAAGTCACCTCGTAACCGACCGCGGCCGGTTCGTAGCCCGGCTTGCCGTCCTCGGCCGCCTGGTACTCGCCGGCGGTGATCAGGGCCAGCGCATGCCCGGCCTCGTTGCGATAGGCGAAGCGGCAGTAGCCCATGCCCGTGCCGGCGCAATCCTCGACTTCGGGGTAAGCCCGGATCATGCCGCCGAGGAAGTTTTCCAACCCGTCCTCGCGCTCGGGCGGATCGCCGCGCCAGCCCTGGGCGAACAGGAGTTCGCGCGCCTTCGGCAGCTCCAGCCGCTCGATCCGCGGCACCTCCGCCTCGCCCCCGCAGTAACGGTCCAGCGCCGGCAGCGCCGCCAGCTCCAGCGCCTGCCCGCGGGCCAGCACCCGCGCACGCGCGGTGCGCCCGTCGCCGACGCGCAGTTCCGCGGCCGCGCCCTCCATCGCCGGGTTCTTGCCCTGGCCCGGATTCCACAGCCCTTGCAGGCCGCTGTCGGCTTCGCTGGCGTCCGCCTTGGGATCGAACAATTGCGCCACCGGCCGGCCGTCGCGGAAGAACAGCACCCGACCGCCGGGGAACGTACAGCCGATGCCGGCCAACATCACCGCCGGATGCGAGATGCCGACCACCCGGTAGCCGTTCCAGTCTTCTTCGGCGAACACGGCCCAACCGGCGTCGCGGGCAAGACCGCCTTCCTTCGAAATCGACTCGGGGCCGCAGCGGGTCGGGTCGTCTTCGCTGGGCAACGCCGCCTCGCCGGGACTGGGCAGCGCGCTCAAGGCTTCCAGGCGCAGCCCGGGGAGCTCGCCGCGCACGTCGATCGCCGGGCCGGACACCGGCGTTTGCGCCGGCTCGGCCGGCGCCGCGCTGGGAGCAGTCGCCGGCGCGGCGGCCACTGCGGCAGGGGCCGCCTCGCGGGTGCAGGCGGCGGCCAAGGCCAGCCCGCCGAGCAGGGCCCAGGTACGCAGGCGCGCGGCGGCCGGGACGGTCGGGAGATGCGGGTCCATGGCGTATCGCTCCTGTCGGTTGCGCGGCACGCTATCTGATCGCGCCGAAACGGGTCAATAATGGCCGCCGTTTCCGTCCCGCGCCGTGCCGATGCCCTTCCTCGAAATCACCCTGCGCTGCAGCGAAGCCGAACAGCCGCGCTACGAAGCCGCGCTGGACGACGTCGGCGCGCTCGCCGTGACCATGCTCGACGCCGATGCCGACACCGGCAACGAACACGCCATCCTCGAGCCGGGGGTCGGCGAAACGCCGCTGTGGCAGTCGATCGTGCTCAGCGCGCTGTTCCCGCACGATGCCGACGCGCTGGTGCTGCTGGCGGCGCTGGAGTCGTTCGATCCCGACCTGGAATGGACTCAGGTGCAGTTCCGCCGAGTCGAGGACCAGGATTGGGAACGCGCCTGGATGGACCAGTACGAACCGCTGCAATTCGGCCGCCGCACCTGGATCGTGCCGTGGAATCAGGAGCTGCCGGAGGGCGCCGACGCCGCCGATGCCGCGGTGGTGCGCCTAGACCCGGGCCTGGCGTTCGGCTCCGGCACTCACCCGACCACCTCGCTGTGCCTGCAGTGGCTGGACCGGCTCGCCGACGACGGCGAACTCGGCGGCCGCCGCGTGCTCGACTTCGGCTGCGGTTCCGGCATCCTCGCCCTGGCCGCGCTCAAGCTCGGCGCGGCGCACGCGGTCGGCGTCGACAACGATCCGCAGGCGATCCTCGCCACCCGCGACAACGCCGAACGCAACCAGGTCGATCAGCGCATCGAGGTCCATCTGCCGCAGGACGAACCGGCGCAGCGGTATCCGGTGGTGGTCGCCAACATCCTCGCCTCGGCCCTGGTCGCGCTCGCCGACACGCTGGCCGCGCGGGTCGAACCCGGTGGCCGCATCGCCTTGTCCGGCATCCTCGCCGGCCAGGAAGACGAGGTGCTGGCCCGCTACGCGCAGGACTTCGAACAGTTGCGCGCCGACCGGCTCGAAGACTGGATGCGGGTCACAGGCGTGCGCCGGCGCTGAGGCCTCGGGCGTGATTGAATAAACCGATGTTCGTCGCCTGCCCTCACTGCGGTTACCTCGTCGCGCTGATCGTCGGTCAAGACGGTCCGGCCCGTTCTTGTCCGCGTTGCGGCCGGGCGCTGCCCTCGGCGACGGATGCGGAGCCCGCGTCTGCGGCGTCGGACCTTGCCGCCGCGACAACGCAGGAGGCGAGCGCCGGCGTCGACGCCGGGACGACGCAAGCGGCCGGCGATGCCGCGCAACGCGTCGCGGCCCCGGCGCCGGACAACGCGCAGGAGGGCGACGGCGACGAAGCGCGACCCGATCCGGGCGAAGCAACCCGCCCCGTGCAGGACGAGCCGGCGGAAAACGGCTCGACGACGACGCCCGAAGCGCCCGACGCGCTCGACACGCCGCTGCCGCCGCTGATCCAGGCCGCGCCCGAACCGGCGCCGCGGCGCACGCCGCCGCGGCGGCAAGGCAAATCCGAAACCGCGGTCGCCCATGTCCGCGCCCAGCCCAGCTTCGTGCGCAGCCGCGCACGCGCCGAAGCCGCCGCCGCGCCGTCGCGGCGCCCCTGGCTCGGTCCGCTTGCGGTACTGGTGCTGGCGTTGGCGCTGGCCCTGCAATTGCTGCTCGCGCAACGCGCCGAGCTCGCCGCCGACGCACGCTGGCGGCCGCTGGTCGCCGGCCTGTGCAGCGCATTGTCCTGCTCGATTCCGCCGTGGCGCGAACCGGCCGCCTTGACCATGCTCAACCGCAACGTGCTGCCGGTCGACGGTCGCGCCGGCGTGCTGCGCGTCACCGCCAGTTTCCGCAACGACGCGCGTTGGCCGCAGCCTTGGCCGATCCTGGTGCTGAGCCTGGACGACGTCGATGGCCGCCGGGTCGGGCAGCGCGCGTTCTCTCCACAGGATTACCGCAAAGGCCAGCCGTCCGGCGGACTGATCGCACCGGGACAAAGCGCGGCGGTCCAGTTCGACGTGCTCGAACCGGCGCCGCACGTGGTCGCGTTCACCTTCGACTTCCGCTGATTGCCGCCGTCGCGTTGTCTGCCGCGACTCCCGCGCGCTAGACTCCCCCTCCCGTCGGCGGGAGCGCAGCGAGCGCGCCGTACTGATCCCGGCGGACAGACACCTGCACGGGGACGCATTTGAACGCTCTCAACGACCGCAACGAAGCCGCCCGCTCCGGACCCCGCGTTCCGTTGCGCGATCATGTCGCGACTTCGATCCGTCGTTACCTGGGCGACCTGAACGGCAGCGGCACCGAGAATCTGTACGAGA is part of the Lysobacter firmicutimachus genome and encodes:
- a CDS encoding DUF3426 domain-containing protein encodes the protein MQDEPAENGSTTTPEAPDALDTPLPPLIQAAPEPAPRRTPPRRQGKSETAVAHVRAQPSFVRSRARAEAAAAPSRRPWLGPLAVLVLALALALQLLLAQRAELAADARWRPLVAGLCSALSCSIPPWREPAALTMLNRNVLPVDGRAGVLRVTASFRNDARWPQPWPILVLSLDDVDGRRVGQRAFSPQDYRKGQPSGGLIAPGQSAAVQFDVLEPAPHVVAFTFDFR
- the dsbD gene encoding protein-disulfide reductase DsbD produces the protein MTDHPFRRRRLHAAAAFAFAAFAALGSAPALAVNEQDLLPVDEAFVLGAQAASADRIAIDWKIAKGYYLYKHRISVKADAGFAAQPLQLPKGKAYKDEFFGDVETYRERVVASLPGQAQAGSVKLTIKYQGCADAGICYPPQTRTVAVALPAAAAAAVDPAPAAAPLAGFGVRGGAASNPLLGAPALGAPSNAAGATDALPLPPEQAFGVEAIAQDGDSLLLRFTPARGYYLYRDKTSLKTDRADIAAGKPQWPRGVAHRDEHFGQVTVFFDQIDVPLPLLRKTVDAARLALTVGFQGCQTDGICYPPMTRKIALDLPRGSIAGAAAGTAATAAATRPADAKTAAPDPASAAAATVAGGAAAPAAVPAAHDAAAPAPPAAGAGTANAGAARAATAPPSADAAAPQAEDSLLAASLKGPNRYWALLTFFGFGLLLAFTPCVLPMVPILSGLIVGQGPGLGARRAFALSLVYVLANAVVFTIAGVIAGLVGGNLQIAFQTPWVIVLFALLFLALALSSFGLYELQLPAALRNRLGEISNRQRGGSWLGVAVMGALSALIVGPCVAPPLAAAVLYIGQTRDPLFGGAALFALAMGMGAPLIAFGVAAGRGLPTSGPWMVAVQRAFGLVFVGMAVWMLSRILPGALTLGLWGALLLGAAVLIALSGGGRSQTNGLRALAWLAALLLGLAGAAQVLGALAGGNDPLRPLAGLRGGAAHPAELPFRKIKSSADLDREIAAAQAAGKPLMLDFYADWCVACKEMEKYTFPEPQVHRALDGFVLLKADVTANDELDQALMQRLGIIGPPATLYFVAGAERRELRLFGFEKAPAFAERATRASGP
- a CDS encoding TlpA family protein disulfide reductase — encoded protein: MAIPSSLKIVAVAVLAGGIGLLAGQWVGGGGLLTRTELGQRALQAWYAKDAPKPPAGLAVAQRGAAVPSLTLPGLDGRPLSLPQAYAGRPLLVNLWASWCGPCIKEMPELDRYARSQDGSGVQVIGIALDDRDSVAAFLQRVPVGYPILLDAPGPRDAGVRWGNPKGVLPYTVLIGADGTLLKQRIGPFADGEIEGWVD
- the prmA gene encoding 50S ribosomal protein L11 methyltransferase, with amino-acid sequence MPFLEITLRCSEAEQPRYEAALDDVGALAVTMLDADADTGNEHAILEPGVGETPLWQSIVLSALFPHDADALVLLAALESFDPDLEWTQVQFRRVEDQDWERAWMDQYEPLQFGRRTWIVPWNQELPEGADAADAAVVRLDPGLAFGSGTHPTTSLCLQWLDRLADDGELGGRRVLDFGCGSGILALAALKLGAAHAVGVDNDPQAILATRDNAERNQVDQRIEVHLPQDEPAQRYPVVVANILASALVALADTLAARVEPGGRIALSGILAGQEDEVLARYAQDFEQLRADRLEDWMRVTGVRRR
- the cutA gene encoding divalent-cation tolerance protein CutA — translated: MPTPTPPVLVLSTCPDQASADAIAQTLVEERLAACVTRLPGARSTYRWQGEIEQADEVQLLIKTRVAVYPALIERLIELHPYELPEVLVVEPRDHYRPYGLWVNEQTPDR
- the accC gene encoding acetyl-CoA carboxylase biotin carboxylase subunit, which codes for MLDKVVIANRGEIALRILRACHALGIRTVAVHSTVDRNLKHVAMADESVCIGPAPSSESYLNMASIIAAAEVTDAQAIHPGYGFLSENADFAERVEQSGFVFIGPRAETIRLMGDKVEAIRAMKEAGVPCVPGSGGPLGDDNAANIKIAREIGYPIIVKAAGGGGGRGMRVVHTEAHLNAAIQTTKSEAKAAFGNDMVYMEKFLENPRHVEIQVLADGQGNAIHLGERDCSMQRRHQKVVEEAPAPGISAEQRAEIGRVCVEACIRIGYRGAGTFEFLYENGRFYFIEMNTRIQVEHPVTELVTGIDLVREQLMIAAGRKLSIKQEDVVLEGHAIECRINAEDPETFMPCPGLIQHFHAPGGPGVRVDSHIYEGYRVPPNYDSMIGKLIVHGPDRETAIARMRVALSEMVVDGIKTNIPLQQRILSDAGFQQGGMNIHYLEKRLKEQKEKTISIV
- the aroQ gene encoding type II 3-dehydroquinate dehydratase, with product MAQLLVLHGPNLNLLGTREPEVYGRTTLAEIDADLRQRAEAAGHRLDSLQSNAEHALVERIQAARGDGTALILINPAAFTHTSVAIRDALAAVAIPFIEVHLSNPHAREPFRRHSYVSDLAVGVICGFGADSYRYALEAAIKRLAS
- a CDS encoding four helix bundle protein → MIRDSDKQRPHERLEVWRDAMALVEGVYRHSDALPDSERFGLTAQLRRTAVSVPSNIAEGAARRSTQEYLRFLSIARGSLAELDTQLQIAERLDFVAPDPLLAQLLDRTFARLNALIRTLDSGPRTIREPSAAYESQIPNPESHAR
- the accB gene encoding acetyl-CoA carboxylase biotin carboxyl carrier protein, coding for MDLRKIKKLIDLLEESNLAEIEIKEGEESVRLARAPKGGYPAAAPVQAVYAPPPERPAAPMPMHSPTEAATGGSAKAVGSDLPDGHVVRAPMVGTFYTSPAPDKPAFVSVGQTVKAGDTLAIIEAMKMFNPIEADVSGTVLKILAESGQPIEFDQPLFVIG